The Streptomyces pactum genome contains a region encoding:
- a CDS encoding lipid II:glycine glycyltransferase FemX, with the protein MSCHLKAITREEHLDFVAARPSVSHLQTPSWGDVKPDWRAESLGWFDESGGLVGAGLVLLRPLPKLKRYLAYLPEGPVIDWGAADLQRWLEPMLAHLRKRGAFSVRMGPLVVARRWSAEAVKAAIADPGARRLGDVEPTVREPGAEGVAERLRRMGWRRTAPGGEDGFAAGQPRYVCQVPLAGRTLEQIRSGFNQQWRRNIKKSEKAGVKVVRGDHEDLPAFYELYVETAERDRFVPRPLAYFQRMWTALTAEDPDRMRLYLAHHDGEVLAAATMLTVGEHVWYSYGASTSRRREVRPNNALQWRMMCDAHERGAAVYDFRGITDTLDEDNHLLGLLRFKTGAGGEAVEYLGEWDYPLNKLLHKALNLYMARR; encoded by the coding sequence ATGAGCTGTCACCTGAAGGCGATCACCCGCGAGGAACATCTGGACTTCGTCGCGGCCCGGCCTTCCGTGAGTCACCTGCAGACGCCCTCGTGGGGCGACGTGAAACCGGACTGGCGGGCGGAGAGCCTCGGCTGGTTCGACGAGAGCGGCGGCCTCGTGGGCGCGGGGCTGGTGCTGCTGCGGCCGTTGCCGAAGCTGAAGCGCTATCTGGCCTACCTGCCCGAGGGCCCGGTCATCGACTGGGGCGCGGCGGATCTCCAGCGGTGGCTGGAGCCGATGCTCGCCCACCTGAGGAAGCGCGGCGCCTTCTCCGTGAGGATGGGGCCTTTGGTGGTGGCCCGGCGCTGGAGCGCCGAGGCGGTCAAGGCGGCGATCGCCGACCCCGGGGCCCGGCGGCTGGGGGACGTGGAGCCCACCGTGCGCGAACCCGGCGCCGAGGGCGTCGCCGAGCGGCTGCGCCGGATGGGCTGGCGGCGGACCGCGCCGGGCGGCGAGGACGGCTTCGCCGCGGGCCAGCCGCGCTACGTGTGCCAGGTGCCGCTCGCCGGGCGGACGCTGGAGCAGATCCGGAGCGGCTTCAACCAGCAGTGGCGCCGCAACATCAAGAAGTCCGAGAAGGCCGGCGTCAAAGTCGTCCGGGGCGACCACGAGGACCTCCCGGCCTTCTACGAGCTCTACGTCGAGACCGCCGAACGGGACCGGTTCGTCCCGCGTCCCCTCGCCTACTTCCAGCGCATGTGGACCGCGCTGACGGCCGAGGATCCCGATCGCATGCGCCTCTACCTCGCCCATCACGACGGGGAGGTGCTCGCCGCGGCCACGATGCTGACCGTCGGCGAGCACGTCTGGTACTCCTACGGCGCATCCACGAGCCGCCGGCGCGAGGTGCGGCCCAACAACGCGCTCCAGTGGCGGATGATGTGCGACGCCCATGAACGGGGCGCGGCCGTCTACGACTTCCGCGGCATCACCGACACCCTGGACGAGGACAACCACCTGCTGGGCCTGCTCCGGTTCAAGACCGGAGCCGGCGGTGAGGCCGTGGAGTACCTCGGCGAGTGGGACTATCCGCTCAACAAGCTGCTGCACAAGGCCCTGAACCTGTACATGGCCCGGCGCTGA
- a CDS encoding PRC-barrel domain-containing protein: protein MFEADNIREWRGHDVVDGDNHKIGTLESVYFDTGTDRPAFAAVMIGLPTRRRLVFVPVDRATVGPGYLKVNYDKSLVKDAPGIDPDGELAAEDEGALFAHYHLPYAQGSRGERRLGRR from the coding sequence ATGTTTGAAGCAGACAACATCCGTGAGTGGCGTGGACATGACGTCGTGGACGGTGACAACCACAAGATCGGGACTCTTGAATCCGTCTACTTCGACACCGGCACCGACCGGCCCGCGTTCGCCGCGGTCATGATCGGTCTGCCGACCCGCAGGCGCCTGGTGTTCGTCCCGGTGGACAGGGCCACCGTCGGTCCGGGCTACCTGAAGGTGAACTACGACAAGTCGCTGGTCAAGGACGCGCCCGGGATCGACCCGGACGGCGAACTCGCGGCCGAGGACGAGGGCGCCCTCTTCGCCCACTACCACCTGCCCTACGCGCAGGGCAGCCGCGGCGAGCGCCGGCTCGGCCGGCGCTGA
- a CDS encoding Dps family protein codes for MTHDLTPKYTVPGIEREAAGRLIGVLRLRLHALNDLHLTLKHVHWNVVGPHFIAVHEMIDPQVDQVREMADDVAERIAALGGVAQGTPGALVAERPWDDYSIGRADAIAHLGALDVVYTGVIEGVRAAVKEAGDIDPATEDLLIGQLRDLEQFQWFVRAHLESSGGTLATGSATSETEAAERGAELA; via the coding sequence ATGACGCACGACCTGACCCCGAAGTACACGGTCCCCGGCATCGAGCGGGAGGCCGCCGGCCGGCTGATCGGCGTGCTGCGGCTTCGGCTGCACGCCCTCAACGACCTCCATCTGACCCTCAAGCACGTGCACTGGAACGTCGTGGGCCCGCACTTCATCGCCGTGCACGAGATGATCGACCCGCAGGTCGACCAGGTGCGCGAGATGGCCGACGACGTCGCGGAGCGCATCGCGGCGCTCGGCGGAGTGGCGCAGGGCACGCCCGGGGCCCTGGTGGCCGAGCGGCCCTGGGACGACTACTCCATCGGCCGGGCCGACGCCATCGCCCATCTCGGCGCACTCGACGTCGTGTACACCGGTGTGATCGAGGGCGTGCGCGCGGCGGTGAAGGAGGCGGGTGACATCGACCCCGCCACGGAGGACCTCCTGATCGGTCAGCTCAGGGACCTGGAGCAGTTCCAGTGGTTCGTGCGGGCTCACCTGGAGAGCTCCGGAGGCACCCTGGCGACGGGCAGCGCGACGTCCGAGACGGAGGCCGCGGAGCGCGGCGCGGAACTCGCCTAG
- a CDS encoding STAS domain-containing protein: MDATGPGGGPPRVRSGAVLEVGPLSGRPGLRASGEISVTTRPSWEKALTELSRRHTDVSYVELSGVRFVDVAGVAALAVTAINLPGGRVVVEQPPPQLPRVLEMFWPSLRRIEVAPR, from the coding sequence GTGGATGCCACAGGCCCCGGGGGCGGACCGCCCCGGGTGCGGAGCGGGGCCGTACTGGAGGTGGGCCCACTGTCCGGCCGCCCCGGTCTCCGGGCCAGCGGAGAGATCAGCGTGACCACCCGCCCGTCCTGGGAGAAGGCCCTCACCGAGTTGTCCAGGCGGCACACGGACGTGTCCTACGTGGAACTGTCCGGCGTGCGGTTCGTCGACGTCGCCGGGGTCGCGGCGCTCGCCGTCACCGCCATCAACCTGCCCGGCGGACGGGTCGTGGTGGAGCAGCCCCCGCCGCAACTGCCGCGGGTGCTGGAGATGTTCTGGCCGTCCCTGCGGCGGATCGAGGTGGCTCCGCGATGA
- a CDS encoding alpha/beta fold hydrolase, translating to MNSTTVRGATIHYDDFGPSTGLPVLLIHGHPFNRTLWAPQVTALTEAGHRVVAPDLRGYGRSSVSTGKVLLADFADDLAALLDHLEIERAVVGGVSMGGQITMEFQSRHPGRVRALVLSDTSAPAETAEGKRFRNRLADRLLAEGMEGYAHEVIDKMLAAYNVTAMPEVATRVLEMMCATDPRGAAAALRGRAERPDYRDVLAAVEAPVLIVVGADDVYTPVAEAESIQHLVPHSVLAVVDKAGHLPGAEQPERFNAVLLDFLAARM from the coding sequence ATGAACTCCACAACCGTGCGCGGCGCCACGATCCACTACGACGACTTCGGCCCCTCGACGGGCCTTCCGGTCCTCCTGATCCACGGGCACCCCTTCAACCGGACCCTGTGGGCACCGCAGGTGACGGCACTGACGGAGGCCGGCCACCGGGTCGTCGCCCCCGACCTGCGTGGTTACGGCCGCAGCAGCGTGAGCACCGGCAAGGTCCTGCTCGCCGACTTCGCCGACGACCTGGCCGCCCTCCTGGACCACTTGGAGATCGAGCGCGCGGTGGTCGGCGGCGTCTCCATGGGCGGTCAGATCACTATGGAGTTCCAGTCGCGTCACCCGGGGCGGGTACGGGCGCTCGTCCTCTCCGACACCTCGGCGCCCGCCGAGACCGCCGAGGGCAAGCGGTTCCGCAACCGGCTGGCCGACAGGCTCCTGGCCGAGGGCATGGAGGGTTACGCGCACGAGGTCATCGACAAGATGCTCGCCGCCTACAACGTCACCGCGATGCCGGAGGTGGCCACCCGGGTCCTGGAGATGATGTGCGCCACCGACCCGCGCGGCGCCGCGGCGGCACTGCGCGGGCGCGCCGAACGCCCGGACTACCGGGACGTCCTGGCCGCCGTCGAGGCGCCGGTCCTGATCGTCGTGGGCGCGGACGACGTCTACACCCCGGTGGCGGAGGCGGAGTCCATCCAGCACCTCGTCCCGCACTCCGTCCTGGCCGTCGTCGACAAGGCCGGTCACCTGCCCGGTGCCGAGCAGCCCGAGCGCTTCAACGCCGTACTGCTGGACTTCCTGGCCGCACGGATGTGA
- a CDS encoding class I SAM-dependent DNA methyltransferase yields MSDEDGYFGENVAARYDASSADRFTPDAVDPAVGLLAELAGGGRALEFGIGTGRIALPLAGRGVPVHGIDLSRAMTSRLGAKPGGDAVGVTIGDFATTRVPGAFTVVYLVYNTINNLTTQDAQVDCFRNAAGHLEPGGCFVIEVGVPELRLLPPGQTAVPFGVGPTEWAFDTYDTATQAMSSNYVSIVDGRAEHSSIPFRYVWPAELDLMARLAGLRLRDRWEGWSRAPFTHESRHHVSVWEKPAD; encoded by the coding sequence ATGTCTGACGAGGACGGCTACTTCGGAGAAAACGTCGCCGCGCGATACGACGCGTCGTCGGCGGACAGGTTCACGCCCGACGCGGTGGATCCGGCGGTCGGCCTGCTGGCCGAACTCGCGGGCGGGGGACGAGCGCTCGAGTTCGGCATCGGCACCGGCCGGATCGCGCTGCCCCTGGCGGGCCGCGGAGTCCCGGTGCACGGCATCGACCTGTCCCGGGCCATGACCTCCCGGCTCGGCGCCAAACCGGGCGGCGACGCCGTCGGGGTGACCATCGGCGACTTCGCGACGACCCGGGTGCCGGGTGCCTTCACGGTCGTCTATCTCGTCTACAACACCATCAACAACCTGACCACGCAGGACGCCCAGGTCGACTGCTTCCGCAACGCGGCCGGACACCTGGAGCCCGGGGGCTGCTTCGTCATCGAGGTGGGCGTGCCGGAGCTGCGCCTGCTGCCGCCGGGACAGACCGCCGTGCCGTTCGGCGTCGGCCCGACCGAGTGGGCGTTCGACACCTACGACACCGCCACCCAGGCGATGAGTTCGAACTACGTGAGCATCGTGGACGGACGGGCCGAGCACTCGTCCATCCCCTTCCGCTACGTGTGGCCCGCCGAGCTCGACCTGATGGCCCGGCTCGCCGGACTGCGACTGCGCGACCGGTGGGAGGGATGGAGCCGGGCACCCTTCACCCACGAGAGCCGCCACCACGTCTCGGTCTGGGAGAAGCCCGCCGACTGA
- a CDS encoding Ku protein, giving the protein MARAIWTGVITFGLVSVPVGLFTATEDHSVHFHQLQRGTSDRIRNRRVNERTGEEVDSGDIVKGYEVGEGEYVVVEPEELDEIAPGRSQALEITDFVDLDRIEPVYFGRTYYVAPRGKEFLKVYELLRTALAEAGKVGVATFVMRNRQYLTALRAEDRVLVLQTLHWADEVRDPVEELPELPSGRAGRGKELDMAMRLVDALSGPWEPDRYRDTYQEKVRALVRAKAEGKEVAVAEEAPRATNVVDLMEVLRGSLEQAKGAGGEQEPAKTKRTGGRRTSAPRKKDTEPRNKHSEPRNKHLEPRKKGSVPRKKATTPSREAPPGRGELRELSKAELYQRATEQDIAGRSKMSRDELIDALTGARGRRKKKTAA; this is encoded by the coding sequence ATGGCGCGGGCGATCTGGACAGGTGTCATCACGTTCGGGCTGGTCTCGGTGCCCGTCGGTCTGTTCACGGCGACCGAGGACCACTCGGTCCACTTCCACCAACTGCAGCGCGGCACCTCGGACCGGATCCGCAACCGGCGGGTCAACGAGCGCACCGGCGAGGAGGTGGACTCCGGTGACATCGTCAAGGGGTACGAGGTGGGCGAGGGCGAGTACGTCGTCGTCGAGCCGGAGGAACTGGACGAGATCGCACCGGGCCGCTCCCAGGCCCTCGAGATCACCGACTTCGTCGACCTCGACCGCATCGAACCGGTCTACTTCGGCCGCACCTACTACGTCGCCCCGCGCGGCAAGGAGTTCCTCAAGGTCTACGAGCTGCTCCGCACCGCCCTCGCCGAGGCGGGCAAGGTCGGCGTCGCCACCTTCGTCATGCGCAACCGGCAGTACCTGACCGCGCTCCGCGCCGAGGACAGGGTCCTGGTCCTCCAGACGCTGCACTGGGCCGACGAGGTCCGCGACCCGGTCGAGGAGCTACCCGAGCTGCCCTCGGGCCGGGCGGGCCGGGGCAAGGAACTGGACATGGCGATGCGGCTGGTCGACGCCCTCAGCGGGCCCTGGGAGCCCGACCGCTACCGCGACACGTACCAGGAGAAGGTCCGTGCGCTGGTCCGGGCCAAGGCCGAGGGCAAGGAGGTCGCCGTCGCGGAGGAAGCCCCTCGGGCCACCAACGTCGTCGACCTGATGGAGGTCCTGCGCGGCAGCCTGGAGCAGGCGAAGGGAGCCGGCGGCGAGCAGGAACCGGCGAAGACGAAGCGCACCGGCGGCCGGCGGACCTCGGCCCCGCGGAAGAAGGACACCGAGCCCCGGAACAAGCACTCCGAGCCCCGGAACAAGCACCTCGAGCCCCGGAAGAAGGGCTCCGTGCCCCGGAAGAAGGCCACCACCCCCTCCCGCGAGGCGCCGCCCGGACGGGGCGAGCTCCGGGAGCTGAGCAAGGCGGAGCTCTACCAGCGGGCCACCGAGCAGGACATCGCCGGACGGTCGAAGATGAGCCGCGACGAGCTGATCGACGCCCTCACCGGCGCCCGAGGCCGCCGGAAGAAGAAGACCGCCGCCTGA
- a CDS encoding RNA polymerase sigma factor SigF has product MTTTTARVTEHTSTGMPEVADPSKVAPKDARELSKLFFQQLTVLEEGTPEYQYARNTLIEMNMSLVRFAAGRFRSRGPEEMEDIVQVGMIGLIKAIDRFELTREVEFTSFAVPYIVGEIKRFFRDTSWAVHVPRRLQEARVQLARATEELRSRLGRNPTTSELSELMCLPEDEVVEARLAANGYNSASLDAAINGSEDGESALADFIGADDAALGLVDDFHALAPMIAELDERDRQIIHWRFVEELTQKDIGERLGVSQMHVSRLISRLLARLREGMLSDH; this is encoded by the coding sequence ATGACGACGACGACCGCACGGGTCACCGAGCACACCAGCACGGGCATGCCGGAGGTAGCGGACCCGTCCAAGGTGGCGCCCAAGGACGCGCGGGAGTTGTCGAAGCTGTTCTTCCAGCAGCTCACGGTTCTCGAAGAGGGCACGCCCGAATACCAGTACGCGCGCAACACGCTGATCGAGATGAACATGTCCCTGGTCCGCTTCGCGGCCGGCCGGTTCCGCAGCCGCGGGCCGGAGGAGATGGAGGACATCGTCCAGGTCGGCATGATCGGGCTGATCAAGGCCATCGACCGGTTCGAGTTGACCCGCGAGGTCGAGTTCACCTCCTTCGCCGTGCCGTACATCGTCGGCGAGATCAAGCGGTTCTTCCGTGACACCTCGTGGGCCGTGCACGTGCCCCGGCGCCTCCAGGAGGCCCGTGTCCAGTTGGCCCGGGCCACCGAGGAGCTGCGCAGCCGCCTTGGCCGCAACCCCACCACCAGTGAACTGTCCGAGCTGATGTGCCTCCCGGAGGACGAGGTCGTCGAGGCCCGGCTGGCGGCCAACGGCTACAACTCCGCCTCGCTGGACGCGGCCATCAACGGCAGCGAGGACGGCGAGTCGGCCCTGGCGGACTTCATCGGTGCGGACGACGCCGCGCTGGGGCTCGTGGACGACTTCCACGCCCTGGCCCCGATGATCGCCGAGCTGGACGAACGCGACCGGCAGATCATCCACTGGCGCTTCGTCGAGGAGCTCACCCAGAAGGACATCGGTGAACGCCTCGGGGTCTCGCAGATGCATGTGTCCCGGCTGATCTCGCGGCTGCTGGCCCGCCTGCGGGAGGGCATGCTCAGCGACCACTGA
- a CDS encoding anti-sigma factor RsbA family regulatory protein: MSTVTTDDAFAHPALFYRSEREYADRTVTFVREGLAAGEPVAVAVPAPNLELIRAGLGTDARDVSFLDMSEAGRNPGRIIPGVLRAFADAHRHERVRIIGEPVWAGRTAAEYPACAQHEALINAAFAGRPATILCPYDEAKLNADALADAFLTHPTVIADGLEQTSEAYDWHAVVDRYNQPLDPPPDADVFAFGAGELPEARRFTVDRAVSLGLAERRLQDAELAVAELTTNSVVHGGGHGTLAIWAEPGQLVCEVRDKGRLTDPLAGRRPPEHGQIGGRGLLLVHYVADLVRVHTTDDGTTVRFYLGF; this comes from the coding sequence ATGAGCACGGTGACCACCGACGACGCCTTCGCGCATCCGGCGCTGTTCTACCGCTCGGAGCGCGAGTACGCCGACCGGACGGTGACGTTCGTACGGGAGGGGCTGGCCGCGGGTGAACCCGTGGCGGTGGCCGTGCCCGCCCCCAACCTGGAGCTGATCAGGGCGGGGCTGGGTACGGACGCGCGGGACGTCTCCTTCCTGGACATGTCGGAGGCCGGGCGCAATCCGGGGCGGATCATCCCCGGCGTGCTCAGGGCGTTCGCCGACGCGCACCGGCACGAACGGGTGCGCATCATCGGTGAGCCGGTCTGGGCCGGGCGCACTGCGGCGGAGTACCCGGCGTGCGCCCAGCACGAAGCGCTGATCAACGCGGCCTTCGCGGGCCGTCCCGCGACGATCCTGTGCCCGTACGACGAGGCCAAGCTGAACGCGGACGCGCTGGCCGACGCCTTCCTCACCCATCCGACGGTCATCGCAGACGGCCTGGAGCAGACCAGCGAGGCCTACGACTGGCACGCGGTCGTCGACCGCTACAACCAGCCGCTGGATCCCCCGCCGGACGCCGACGTCTTCGCGTTCGGTGCCGGGGAACTGCCCGAGGCGCGCCGCTTCACCGTCGACCGGGCCGTGTCGCTCGGGCTGGCCGAGCGACGCCTGCAGGACGCGGAGTTGGCGGTGGCGGAGCTCACCACCAACAGCGTGGTCCACGGCGGAGGGCACGGGACGCTGGCGATCTGGGCCGAGCCGGGGCAGTTGGTGTGCGAGGTCCGCGACAAGGGACGCCTCACGGATCCGCTGGCCGGCCGCCGGCCGCCCGAGCACGGGCAGATCGGCGGCCGCGGCCTGCTGCTCGTCCACTACGTCGCGGATCTGGTGCGGGTGCACACGACGGACGACGGCACCACCGTCCGCTTCTACCTCGGTTTTTGA
- a CDS encoding sigma-70 family RNA polymerase sigma factor yields MINSAPPSPPRPSVKDAKEASITAWALAARTGDPDAVDRFVRALHRDVRHYVTFLGADPQSADDLTQDTFLRALGSLHRFEGRSSARTWLLAIARRAVVDSIRHDSCRPRLAATDDWESAAERAQPRDLPGFDDGIALADLLATLPDDRRAAFVLTQMLGLPYAEAADVSECPVGTVRSRVARARTSLIEWLNDAECPGPVAAAA; encoded by the coding sequence GTGATCAATTCCGCCCCGCCCTCACCACCCCGGCCGTCGGTCAAAGACGCGAAGGAGGCGTCGATCACGGCCTGGGCACTGGCCGCGCGCACCGGCGACCCCGACGCCGTCGACCGCTTCGTCCGCGCCCTGCACCGGGACGTCCGCCACTACGTGACGTTCCTCGGCGCCGATCCGCAGAGCGCCGACGACCTGACCCAGGACACCTTCCTGCGGGCCCTGGGCAGCCTGCACCGCTTCGAGGGCCGCTCCTCGGCCCGCACCTGGTTGCTCGCCATCGCCCGTCGCGCGGTGGTCGACAGCATCCGTCACGACTCCTGCCGGCCCCGCCTGGCGGCGACGGACGACTGGGAGTCGGCTGCCGAGCGCGCCCAGCCACGGGACCTGCCCGGCTTCGACGACGGCATCGCCCTCGCCGACCTGCTGGCGACGCTGCCCGACGACCGCCGTGCGGCGTTCGTCCTCACCCAGATGCTGGGGCTGCCGTACGCGGAGGCGGCCGACGTCAGCGAGTGCCCGGTAGGGACGGTGCGTTCACGGGTCGCCCGCGCCCGTACCTCCCTGATCGAGTGGCTGAACGACGCCGAGTGCCCCGGGCCGGTGGCCGCCGCCGCGTGA
- a CDS encoding flavodoxin family protein: protein MRALVINCTLKPSPRPSNTEALAATVIAALKGHGVEVDVVRAVDLNLKPGVETDMGDGDDWPGVHEKLLASQILIIASPTWLGRPSSVAQRVLERMDAMLGETDHEERPVAYNRVAGVLVTGNEDGAHHVISEISGGLADIGYTIPGQAWTYWHLGPGPGPDYLDDDRGHDWSTSTGRAMASNLVHAARALGAMPLPAPPS, encoded by the coding sequence ATGCGCGCACTCGTCATCAACTGCACCCTCAAGCCCTCCCCCCGGCCGTCGAACACCGAGGCCCTCGCCGCCACGGTCATCGCGGCGCTCAAAGGCCACGGGGTGGAGGTGGACGTCGTACGGGCCGTCGACCTGAACCTGAAACCCGGGGTCGAGACCGACATGGGCGACGGCGACGACTGGCCGGGCGTGCACGAGAAGCTCCTGGCGTCGCAGATCCTGATCATCGCCTCGCCCACCTGGCTCGGCCGCCCGTCCTCGGTCGCCCAGCGGGTCCTCGAACGCATGGACGCCATGCTCGGCGAGACCGACCACGAGGAACGCCCCGTCGCCTACAACCGCGTCGCCGGGGTCCTGGTCACCGGCAACGAGGACGGCGCCCACCACGTCATCAGCGAGATCAGCGGCGGGCTCGCGGACATCGGGTACACCATTCCCGGGCAGGCCTGGACCTACTGGCACCTGGGCCCCGGGCCAGGCCCCGACTACCTCGACGACGACCGCGGCCACGACTGGTCGACCTCGACCGGCCGGGCCATGGCGTCCAACCTCGTCCACGCGGCGCGAGCGCTCGGCGCGATGCCCCTGCCCGCTCCGCCGTCCTGA
- a CDS encoding class I SAM-dependent methyltransferase: protein MADECFRHPRLAAVYDALDPDRGDLDAYVRMAGEFGASRVLDIGCGTGVFALLPARRGLEVVGVDPAGACVEVARRKAGGDLVRWIEGDATSTPGLRVDLAAMTANVSQAITGTRLWHGTLRGAYEALRPGGRLVFETRDPARRAWEEWNRDRTHRVTEIPGAGRVESWCRLVEVRWPLVSFRWTYVLAPDGEVLTSDSTLRFRERREVVADLEAAGYVVEEVRDAPDRAGREFVFVARRPEAGRPQRGGPAPRRTG, encoded by the coding sequence ATGGCTGACGAATGCTTCCGGCATCCGCGGCTCGCCGCGGTGTACGACGCCCTCGACCCCGATCGCGGCGACCTGGACGCGTACGTGCGCATGGCCGGGGAGTTCGGTGCGAGCCGGGTGCTGGACATCGGCTGCGGAACAGGCGTGTTCGCCCTCCTGCCGGCCCGCCGCGGCCTGGAGGTCGTCGGCGTGGACCCCGCCGGGGCCTGTGTCGAGGTGGCCCGGCGCAAGGCGGGCGGCGACCTCGTGCGTTGGATCGAGGGTGACGCCACCTCGACGCCCGGGCTGCGGGTGGACCTGGCGGCCATGACGGCCAACGTCTCCCAGGCGATCACCGGCACGCGGCTGTGGCACGGGACCCTGAGGGGCGCGTACGAAGCCCTGCGCCCCGGCGGACGCCTGGTGTTCGAGACCCGGGACCCGGCCCGGCGCGCCTGGGAGGAGTGGAACCGGGACCGGACCCACCGGGTCACGGAGATCCCCGGCGCGGGCAGGGTCGAGAGCTGGTGCCGGCTGGTGGAGGTGAGGTGGCCGCTGGTGAGCTTCCGCTGGACCTATGTCCTCGCCCCGGACGGCGAAGTGCTCACCTCCGACTCGACGTTGCGCTTCCGCGAACGGCGGGAGGTCGTGGCGGACCTGGAGGCAGCGGGCTACGTGGTGGAGGAGGTGCGCGACGCACCCGACCGCGCGGGCAGGGAGTTCGTCTTCGTCGCACGACGCCCCGAGGCAGGCCGGCCGCAGCGCGGTGGCCCCGCCCCGCGGCGGACCGGGTGA
- a CDS encoding type 1 glutamine amidotransferase, translated as MSRLLVVQNGPGGGPGRFGDWLAEDGLSLEVVHAYAGAPLPRHLAHDGVMVLGGGYLPDDDARAPWLAPTRALVSEALERGAPVFGICLGGQLLAQVAGGTVRGEHGEPEFGSTPLTLRSGAADDPLFRGLPERVTAIEHHVDAVTALPSGVAWLMESEHCPYQAFRVGDRAWGVQFHPEAGADRVRSWEPERLRSRGLDPAELRRRAERDEPAAAAVWREVARRFAAVVRSRAVSR; from the coding sequence ATGTCGCGGCTGCTGGTGGTGCAGAACGGTCCGGGTGGCGGGCCGGGCAGGTTCGGTGACTGGCTGGCCGAGGACGGCCTGTCACTCGAGGTGGTGCACGCGTACGCCGGTGCGCCGCTCCCCCGGCACCTGGCGCACGACGGCGTCATGGTGCTCGGGGGCGGCTACCTGCCCGACGACGACGCCCGCGCACCCTGGCTGGCGCCCACTCGCGCGCTGGTCTCCGAGGCGCTGGAGCGCGGTGCCCCCGTGTTCGGGATCTGCCTCGGCGGGCAGCTCCTCGCCCAGGTCGCGGGAGGCACGGTCCGGGGCGAGCACGGCGAACCGGAGTTCGGCAGCACCCCGCTCACCCTGCGGTCCGGGGCCGCGGACGATCCGCTCTTTCGGGGGCTGCCGGAGCGGGTGACGGCCATCGAACACCATGTGGACGCCGTCACCGCCCTGCCGTCCGGTGTCGCCTGGCTGATGGAGAGCGAGCACTGCCCCTACCAGGCCTTCCGGGTCGGCGACCGGGCGTGGGGCGTGCAGTTCCACCCGGAGGCGGGCGCGGACCGGGTGCGGTCGTGGGAACCGGAGCGGCTACGGTCCCGAGGGCTGGACCCGGCTGAGCTGCGCCGCCGGGCGGAGCGCGACGAGCCCGCCGCCGCGGCGGTCTGGCGCGAGGTCGCCCGGCGCTTCGCCGCGGTCGTACGGAGCCGGGCGGTCAGCCGGTGA